The following proteins are co-located in the Pyxicephalus adspersus chromosome Z, UCB_Pads_2.0, whole genome shotgun sequence genome:
- the LOC140343930 gene encoding 3-galactosyl-N-acetylglucosaminide 4-alpha-L-fucosyltransferase FUT3-like, producing the protein MRNEKKRSICPAALHRTIMILPAINQKIVILFTLSLFLLSFSWNIVNKTAIKPECGETTVIQEKITQNTTKIELMPQPKKEVLVLIWHWPWGYTFPLDRCYQDVGIPGCKMTTDRSLYSVADAVVMHHVEIMYNKNLLPQKPRPIFQYWVWANVEPPMIIQNLDILDNLFNMTMTFRQDSDVFVPYGQIETLKEPQNFTIPEKSKLVAWVVSKWYPGVRRIAYYEEFKKYISIDVYGKKHTKLDMDNLHSTLSQYKFYLAFENSEYKDYITEKLWTNAFTSWTVPVVLGTSRENYERFVPGDAFIHVDDFASPKELADYLLELDKDEEKYRKYFNWRSLYGVKLLTGWQHKYCQVCEVISRAPRYQTIHSVAKWFLNKS; encoded by the coding sequence aACCATAATGATTTTGCCTGCTATCAACCAGAAGATTGTAATATTATTTACCTTGAGTCTTTTTCTGCTGTCCTTTTCATGGAATATTGTGAATAAAACAGCAATAAAGCCAGAATGTGGAGAAacgacagtgatacaggaaaaAATCACCCAGAATACAACAAAGATAGAGCTAATGCCCCAGCCAAAGAAAGAGGTGCTCGTCCTGATTTGGCACTGGCCTTGGGGATACACATTCCCATTAGACAGGTGCTACCAAGATGTTGGTATCCCAGGTTGTAAGATGACAACAGATAGGAGTCTATATAGTGTTGCCGACGCTGTTGTCATGCATCATGTGGAGATAATGTATAACAAAAACTTATTACCTCAAAAACCTCGACCTATTTTCCAATACTGGGTGTGGGCCAATGTGGAGCCACCAATGATTATCCAAAACTTAGACATTCTGGACAATTTATTCAACATGACTATGACGTTCCGTCAGGATTCAGATGTTTTTGTTCCATATGGTCAAATTGAAACACTAAAAGAACCCCAAAACTTTACCATTCCAGAAAAATCCAAACTAGTGGCTTGGGTAGTCAGCAAGTGGTATCCAGGAGTCCGAAGGATTGCTTATTATGAggaatttaaaaagtatatttcaaTAGATGTTTAtgggaaaaaacacacaaagcttGACATGGACAACCTCCATTCTACATTATCGCAGTACAAATTTTACCTGGCCTTTGAAAATTCTGAATACAAAGATTATATTACTGAGAAATTGTGGACAAATGCATTTACGTCTTGGACTGTGCCAGTTGTGTTGGGGACTTCACGGGAAAACTATGAACGGTTTGTCCCAGGTGATGCCTTTATCCATGTGGATGACTTTGCAAGTCCCAAGGAACTGGCTGACTACCTCCTTGAATTAGACAAAGATGAAGAAAAATACCGCAAGTACTTTAATTGGAGATCTCTCTATGGTGTAAAGTTATTAACTGGATGGCAACATAAATACTGCCAAGTTTGTGAAGTTATAAGTAGAGCGCCAAGGTACCAAACTATTCACAGTGTGGCCAAGTGGTTTCTGAATAAAAGCTAA